The proteins below are encoded in one region of Planctopirus limnophila DSM 3776:
- a CDS encoding c-type cytochrome, which yields MNCLRAMFAALSKHALPILNAPLAFGMSTRRHLANLLIALALLLIAGFFAPLTQASDSPTVLIPQQANPQEVTAEDGYRILKSKPFLPADFHDRHLEQLWTVWPEPWKTKYAQAAPHEKRQLLFSYYGLIEDPQQKSAESSKENAVSGTPALGYLKTESGNWVMTCLACHGGKVAGQSQAGLPNSHFALQTLAEDLRQVKLANKETLAHLETASLTIPLNVTNGTTNSVIFGVILGTFRRPDMSVDLARTVPPVIHHDVDAPPFWNVKYKTSLYCDGFAPKYHRPLMQFMLLPVNGQSTIYSWEDDFRAIEKWIESVEAPAYPFPVDDTLAASGRVVFEKNCASCHGTYGQGTLVSDREFPADTPLHALTTAKRDVVKYEQKVIPISDVGTDPVRLQALTATHRQWMKDGWMSDYGNHPVIIEPAGYVAPPLVGIWASAPYFHNGSVPTLWHVLHPENRPAVWKRTENGYDTNKVGLEVEEFGRLPTGIKTPAERRRYFDTKLKGKSSVGHDYPSALTADEKKALLEYLKTL from the coding sequence ATGAACTGCCTTCGTGCCATGTTTGCGGCTCTGAGCAAGCATGCCTTACCAATCCTCAATGCCCCATTAGCTTTCGGGATGAGTACAAGACGGCATCTGGCGAATCTCTTGATCGCGTTGGCACTTCTGCTGATCGCTGGTTTTTTTGCTCCGCTCACCCAGGCCAGCGATTCACCCACAGTCTTAATTCCACAGCAGGCCAATCCTCAGGAAGTCACCGCAGAGGATGGCTATCGGATCCTCAAATCCAAACCTTTTCTTCCGGCAGACTTTCATGATCGCCACCTGGAGCAGCTCTGGACCGTCTGGCCCGAGCCCTGGAAAACGAAGTATGCACAGGCTGCCCCGCACGAGAAGCGGCAGCTTCTCTTCTCGTACTATGGCTTGATTGAAGATCCCCAGCAAAAGTCTGCCGAATCCAGCAAGGAGAATGCTGTTTCTGGGACTCCCGCATTGGGATATCTCAAAACAGAATCCGGGAATTGGGTGATGACCTGCCTCGCCTGCCACGGCGGTAAAGTGGCCGGCCAATCACAGGCGGGCCTTCCCAATTCACACTTTGCCCTGCAAACGCTTGCCGAAGATCTTCGTCAGGTGAAGCTCGCTAACAAAGAGACTCTCGCACATCTGGAAACGGCCTCACTGACGATTCCACTCAATGTGACCAATGGCACGACCAATTCCGTCATCTTTGGAGTGATCCTGGGGACCTTCCGCCGCCCGGACATGTCGGTTGATCTGGCACGAACAGTTCCGCCAGTCATTCATCACGATGTCGATGCTCCACCCTTCTGGAATGTCAAATATAAAACCTCGCTCTACTGCGATGGTTTCGCTCCCAAGTATCACCGCCCTCTCATGCAGTTCATGCTCTTGCCAGTGAACGGCCAATCGACAATCTACAGTTGGGAAGATGATTTCCGAGCCATCGAAAAATGGATCGAATCTGTCGAGGCACCGGCCTATCCCTTCCCCGTCGATGACACACTGGCCGCCTCAGGCCGAGTCGTCTTCGAGAAAAACTGTGCCAGCTGTCATGGCACTTATGGCCAGGGAACCCTCGTTTCAGATCGGGAATTTCCCGCCGACACCCCGCTGCATGCGCTCACCACAGCCAAACGCGATGTTGTGAAGTACGAACAGAAAGTCATTCCCATCAGCGATGTGGGAACTGATCCGGTTCGACTGCAGGCATTAACGGCTACACATCGCCAATGGATGAAAGATGGCTGGATGAGCGATTACGGCAATCATCCAGTGATCATCGAACCCGCCGGTTATGTCGCACCTCCACTGGTCGGTATCTGGGCCAGTGCTCCGTATTTTCATAATGGCAGCGTCCCCACGCTCTGGCATGTCCTTCATCCCGAGAATCGCCCTGCCGTCTGGAAACGAACTGAAAATGGTTACGATACGAACAAAGTAGGTCTCGAAGTGGAAGAGTTCGGCCGATTGCCGACAGGTATCAAAACTCCCGCTGAAAGACGCCGCTACTTCGATACGAAGCTCAAAGGCAAGTCATCTGTCGGGCACGATTACCCGAGTGCACTGACCGCCGATGAGAAAAAAGCTCTCCTGGAATACCTCAAGACTTTGTGA
- a CDS encoding alpha/beta fold hydrolase, which yields MQKLFRQLLNSSMVYSARVVWLCTVALTTVSAAGQEEGSAPKQAGQPPLDRRAEVLPPNGLSLVKSLVEAQPAETPAGEDDPMAAMFRDPKGSIWSSTLGGRQFWGDVHFFHHFRIQKNVFTGHYRLLDSHDRRLASGTLEACHQALNELRKKDHIPSMSGTVVIFVHGIVRSSKSMSTLARLAEKHDMTGLEFDYPSTQIDIRECAEYLHQCISGLEGVEKIHLVVHSMGGLVTRAYFEKYHDPRIGRLVMLGTPNQGARMADHLKGTLLFKTVFGPAGQQLVTDPEGVIPSLPIPPCEFAVIAGVRGDGKGWNPFIAGDDDGTVEVTSTRLPGAADFITIPVIHALMMRDQAVGEHALRFLQTGSLRAEGQNEPIFRVDQKLPPPPESPRD from the coding sequence ATGCAGAAACTTTTTCGGCAACTGTTGAATTCCTCGATGGTATACTCTGCCCGTGTGGTCTGGCTGTGCACAGTCGCTTTGACCACGGTATCAGCAGCAGGCCAGGAAGAGGGATCAGCCCCAAAGCAGGCAGGCCAGCCACCATTGGACCGACGCGCTGAAGTTCTTCCTCCCAACGGATTGTCATTGGTCAAATCTCTGGTGGAGGCCCAGCCTGCCGAAACCCCCGCTGGTGAGGATGATCCGATGGCAGCCATGTTTCGAGACCCCAAGGGAAGCATCTGGTCGAGCACTTTGGGTGGCCGCCAATTCTGGGGTGATGTCCATTTCTTCCATCACTTCCGAATTCAAAAGAATGTCTTCACGGGCCACTATCGATTACTCGACAGTCACGATCGTCGTCTGGCCAGCGGGACGCTCGAAGCTTGCCATCAGGCACTGAATGAACTGCGAAAGAAGGACCACATTCCGTCGATGTCCGGCACTGTGGTCATCTTCGTGCATGGAATCGTCAGGTCATCCAAGTCGATGTCGACACTGGCACGCCTGGCGGAAAAGCATGACATGACCGGGCTGGAGTTCGATTATCCCAGCACTCAGATCGATATTCGTGAGTGTGCCGAGTACCTGCATCAATGCATCAGCGGGCTGGAAGGTGTCGAGAAGATTCATCTGGTGGTGCACAGCATGGGTGGACTGGTGACGCGGGCTTACTTCGAGAAATATCATGATCCCCGCATTGGACGGCTCGTCATGCTGGGCACTCCGAATCAGGGAGCGCGGATGGCTGACCATTTGAAGGGCACTCTGCTCTTCAAAACCGTCTTCGGGCCGGCAGGTCAACAGCTTGTCACAGATCCTGAGGGAGTGATCCCCAGTCTCCCCATTCCGCCGTGTGAATTCGCTGTCATTGCTGGTGTTCGCGGCGACGGAAAAGGTTGGAACCCGTTCATCGCAGGGGATGACGACGGCACAGTCGAAGTGACCAGCACACGCCTGCCCGGAGCAGCCGACTTCATCACCATCCCGGTGATCCACGCTCTGATGATGCGTGATCAGGCCGTTGGTGAACACGCCCTGCGGTTTCTGCAAACCGGGTCACTGCGTGCGGAGGGACAAAACGAACCGATTTTCAGGGTCGACCAGAAACTCCCGCCACCTCCAGAGTCTCCCAGAGACTGA